The following DNA comes from Methanofastidiosum sp..
ACGGATGATGCCATGCATCTCTGCCCTGCACATCCAAAGCATGAAGTCATCATGTTTCTTAAAACGTCATCTAATTTAGCATCGGGCATTGCAACAAGATGATTTTTAGCGCTTCCCATTGCCTGGAATCTCTTGTTATTTCTTGCACATTTTTCTGCTACAGTTCTGCATACGTTAGTAGATCCGACTAAAGAAAATCCTTTAACTTTTGGATTCTCTATGAAGGTGTCGGCAACCTGTCGGTCACCATTAACTAGATTGTACACCCCAGGAGGTAATCCTATTTTATCAATAAATTCAGTTATCTTGATCATTGTTCCGGGAACTTGTTTTGATGGTTTTACGACGACCGTGTTACCGGTAGCTATTGCATAGGGAACAAACCAGAAAGGTACCATTGCCGGGAAGTTGAAAGGTGCTACCACTGTAAAAACTCCCATTGGAAGTCTCAAAACTTCTCCATCAATCCCATAAGAGGTTCCTATTATTTTGTCACTTTGTTGAAGCATTGGCATTCCGCAGGCAACCTCTATATTTTCAAAACATCTCTTCATTTCTGCTCTAGCATCAGGAAGAGATTTTCCCATTTCTTCCACCAATATCTTTGATATTTCTTCTTCATTTTCCATCAAAAGGTCTCTTAGCTTGAATAAAGGTTTTGCCCTTCTTGGAACAGGAGTTTGGCTCCAAGTCTTAAATGCCTCATGGGCAATGTCAATTGCCTTATCAGTTTCAGCTTTTGTTGAAAGTGGAACTTTTGCTATAATTTTTCCAGTGCTTGGATTTTCTATATCAACATACCCACTGTTCTCAGGATCAACCCATTTCCCGTTTACATAATTTTTGTAAACTTTGACATCCATTTAACTGCCTCCATATTTATAAAACAATATTTGGAACTAATCTAAATATTTATAGTTGATTTTGACGTATCTCCAATTCTTTTATAAAACTTTCGATAAGATATAAACACTATATCGAATGAATTAATCTTAATTGTACATTTTTGAATATATATTTAAACTTTTGGTATTAGATTTTTGATTGACTTTCAGTAAAACTTATAATATCGGTTTTAGTCTAGTCGACAGTGGTCACTGAAGAGTATCTAAAAAATAAAATAAATTCACCTTTAAAAAATAAGGAAAAACTTATTGCTTTAAGAAAGGCCTTCAAAACAACAAGAGATAGGCAAAATGATAATAAATTATTATTCCCTGAATTAGACCAGAGAAAAGAAAGATTAAAAAAAACTAGAGACTTCTCAATTGGAAATAAAGAGCTTCTTAATCAAGCTATAAAAAATTTTGAGAGAAATGGTTTCAAAGTATTCTATGCCAACACTAAAGCGGATGCTATTGATTTTATACTAAAAGAGATAGGTAATGAAAAACTAATAGTAAAGTCCAAATCAAATGTCACAAAAGAAATAGGTCTTCACGAACATTTAGAAGAAAAAGGTATTGAAGTTATTGAAACAGATCTTGGGGATTACATAATCCAACTTTCTACAGAAAAACCTGCACATCCTACTGGACCTGCATGTCATCTTTCAAGGTACGATATTGCAAAGATATTTTCAGAGGTTTTTGGGGAAGATCTCGAACCTGACCCCCTTATTCTAACAAAAATTGGTAGAGAAAAAATAAGGAATTATATAGAAAAAGCAAAGATAGGTATAACTGGTGCAAATGCCATATGTGCTGAAGAAGGCGCTGCTATAATAATAAACAATGAAGGCAATATTAATCTTGTACAGATGAGAGAGAAAAAGCATATAATCGTAACTTCAATAGATAAACTTTATCCAAATATCGAAGAAGCCATAAACATGCTAAAGCTCTGTACATATTACGCAACAGGCGCCTCTATTACATCTTATATTGAAATTATTGCAGGAATATCAAAGACAGCAGATATTGAGAAAATGCTTTTCAAGGGGATGCACGGTCCAAGCGAAGTCATTTTAGTTATAGTCGATAATGGAAGAACTGAGGCTTTTGAAAAGGGCTACAAAAATCTATTTTATTGTATAGGGTGTGGTAACTGTCTTCTAGACTGCCCAGTATATTATGTCGTGGGAAACGAGTATGGTTACAAAGGCTATCTTGGTGGCAGAGGAACTTCTGCATCTTACTTTTTAGAGGACCAAAACCTCTCTTTAGAAAATGGACTTTTTTTCTGCACTACATGCAATAACTGTGAGATATCATGCCCAGTTGAAATAGGAAATGCAGATTATTCGGAAAGACTAAGGGAAAATGTTTCTTCAAGCGGAAAGAGTTTCCCAACTCATGAAAAAATAATTGAAAATATAAAAATGTCTAAAAATCCGTTTAATGAATATTCTCCAAAACAATTGAAGAAAGGAAACGAAGTTGTGTATTTTAGAGGTTGTATGGGGTTATACCGAGAAAAAAACATCACCGATTCTACAATGAAACTTCTTGAGAAAGCAAATGTTTCATATGCTCTTGTCGATGAAGTTTGCTGTGGTTCAGTTGCACTTAGGACTGGAAATAAAGAACTCGCTAAAGAGCTTGCAAAAGAGAATTTAGAAAAGATCAAACAGACCGGAGCCAATGCCATCATATTTTCCTGTGCTGGTTGTCTTAGAACATTTCTTAAGGATTATCCAAATTTAGGTGATATCAATCTAAAACTTCTTCATTCGTCACAATACTTCCTTGAACTTATCAAAGAAGGAAGATTAAAATTAAAGAGCGGAAAAAAGCTGAGATTGACCTTCCATGACCCTTGTCATATGGGTAGACATCTTAAGATATACGACGAGCCAAGAAAAATAATAAAAGAGTTGCCCAATGTTGAATTAGTAGAAATGAAAAGGGCAAAAGAATATTCAAGATGCTGTGGGGCGGGTGGCGGTGTTAAATCTCTATTTGGAGACTTGTCTATTGCTATGGCTAAAGAGAGAATTAATGATGCCAAGGAAGTTGAAGCAGATATTATAGTTTCTACCTGTCCTTTCTGTAAGAGAAATCTAAAGGATGCTTCAGAAATGGAAGTCATTGACCTTTCGGAACTACTTTTAGAACATTCTATTTAATAAACTATTTTTCTTTCGAACGATATCCGATAATTATAGATTATTAAAGTATATTGTTTTAATTTTTTATTAAATATTAGAAAAACTTATAAAGGAATCAAAAATCAAGTAAGTAGTCGTTATAATATTTGAAAATTATGGGGAGTTACTATGGTATCTGTAAAGGGGAAGTCCCTTGAAGGATTATTGACTGAATTCAGAAGATTTTATCCTTCAACAGAATTTAAGAAAAAAGCTCATGTAACAAATAATGAGATATTTGAAAATGCCATAAAAAATCCTGAAGAATTTTGGACAAAGTATGCCTCTGAACTTCATTGGTATAAAAAATGGGATAAAGTATTGGACTGGAATCCGCCCCATTCAAAATGGTTCGTGAATGGGGAGATAAATGTATGTTACAACTGCGTAGATAGGCATATCAAAAATGGTGGTAGAAACAAGGCAGCCATAATATGGGAAGGGGAGCCAGGTGACACTAAAACTCTAACTTACTGGGATCTTTATAGAGAAGTAAACAAATTTTCTAATGTTCTAAAAAAACTTGGAGTTGCAAAAGGGGACAGAGTAGCTATTTACATGCCGATGATCCCTGAAGCCGTAATCGCTATGTTAGCGTGTGCTAGAATAGGCGCAATACATATGGTTGTATTCGGTGGTTTTAGTTCTGAGGCTTTGAGAGATAGGATAAATGATTGCAATGCAAAATTATTAATCACTGCAGACGGAGGGTATAGACGAGGCAGTTTAATCTCACTAAAACATGATTCAGATTATGCTGTTAAGGATACCCCGTCCATTGAAAATGTATTAATTATAAAGAGGGGAGAATTTCCTCTTAGAATTAAGAAAGGAAAAGATTTCTGGTGGCACGAACTGGCAGATGAAGTTGATTCTTATTGCGAACCTGAGCCTATGAATTCAGAAGATAGCTTATTTATTTTATATACATCAGGAACAACTGGTAAACCCAAGGGAGTCGTACACTCTACTGGAGGATATTTGACAGGAGTCTATACTACAAGTAAATTAATATTTGACATGAAAGATCAAGATGTATTTTGGTGCACCGCAGATATGGGGTGGATAACAGGCCATAGTTATATTGTCTACGGGCCTCTTGCAGTTGGGGCTACTTTATTTATGTATGAGGGGGCTCCCGATTGGCCGGAGATGGATAGATACTGGAGAATTATAGATAAATATGGAATTACTATATTCTACACTGCACCAACTGCTATTAGAGCTTTCATGAAAGCTGGAACAGAATTCCTGAAACCTTTCTCTTTGGAAACGTTAAGGTTATTGGGAAGTGTTGGAGAGCCAATAAATCCTGAAGCTTGGATTTGGTATTATACTAACGTAGGAAAGAAAAAATGTCCAATTGTAGACACTTGGTGGCAAACTGAAACAGGTATGGTAATGATAACAACTCTTCCGGGATATCATACAATGAAACCTGGGCATGCTGGATTTCCTTTTCCGGGAGTTTCATTAGATATACTAAATGAAGCAGGAACTCCAGTTGAGCCTGACGAAGGAGGTTATCTTGTTCTTAAGAATCCTTGGCCATCTATGTTAAAGGGAATATATGGGGATGAAGAAAAGTATCTAGAAGAATACTGGGGCAAATGGGATGGAAAGTACTACTTTACAGGTGATGGTGCAAGAAGGGATAAAGAAGGATATTTGATGCTCCTTGGGAGGGTAGATGATGTTCTTTCAATAGCCGGACACAGAGTAGGAACTATGGAAGTTGAAAGTGCATTGGTATCGCATCCTGCAGTTGCAGAAGCCGCTGTTGTAGGTATTACTCATGAGATAACTGGACAGGCTATAGTGGGATTCATTGTTTTGCGCGATAATGTAGAAAAAGATTTTGATCTCGAAGATGCAATAAGAGAACATGTTGTGAAAAAGATAGGGCCTATTGCAAGGCCAAGAAAAATAATATTTACAAGCGAACTACCAAAGACAAGAAGCGGTAAAATAATGAGAAGATTGCTTAAAGATATTGCAGAAGGCAAAGTCCTTGGAGACACAACAACTCTTACTGAACCAGAAGTCATTGATACGCTAAAAAAACAGTATGAAAATATTGAAGATTAAAGTTCTAAATTATCTCCGAAATCTCTTACTTTATCTTTTTTTCTTTTTTCTAAATATTTATATACTATTGAGTGAGGTTTTCCTTCCAATATCATTTCTAAAGCTTCTTTCGCGTCTGCGACACCGTCATAATCTCCTATTATAGAAACAGTCTTTCCGTAAACACAGATATCCGTATTTGTTAGATCTTCAATTATTTTTCTTGTGCTGCCATCTTTTCCGATGATCCTGCCTCTCTGTCTTTCCCATGCTTTAGAAGATTTTCCTAGATAATCTGGCAGGTAAAGCATTTCAAATATATTAATGTCATTAAAAATCTTTGAAGCTTTTTCATAAGGAAATCCTCTGCCTATTGCCCTGACGATATCTCTTGCCTTCCACAAATTTAAGGGCTCTGGTGCACCATCTTTTTGAAAGATATTAATAAGACCTTCTTCACTATCAATCACAAGTTTTACTGAGAGTCTCTTCTCAATGTGCCTCTTTACTTCGCCATCTTTTCCAATAAGAACACCTAATCTATCTTGAGGTATCTTTACAAATTCTTCACTCATTTAAAATCCTCTTTAAAGTTTCATTAACTTCAGGAACTTTATAATAATTTGAAAAATATCTAGTTATGTTCTCAATGTCTCTCTTGAGAAAATCCTGAGCCATGATATTGTTTATAATTGTTCCTTGTGCCAAATCAATGAAGTAAATCTTTTTGCCTATTAGTATGTTATACTCGCTTAAATCAGCATGAATTAATCCAGCCTTGTATAATTTACTCATACTTTCCACTATCAGATTAAAGTCTTTTTCAGGATCTTTTGATTTTTTATCTTTTAAAGTAGGGTATGCATTCATATTTTTACCTAAAAATTCCATTATCAAAACATTGTTTTTTGTTATAATTGGTTTAGGAACATTAATAACTTCGCTTGCAATCTTTAGATTTCTAAATTCTCTTTTCGCCCAAGCAAAGACCGTGCTTCTTTTATCTTTTTTTGTATAATAAAATCTTGGATCCCCTATAAGATATGAATACATTTTATTAAAGTTCGAGGTTGCAATTCTATATATTTTAACAGCAATTTCTTTTCCATTCTCATCTTTTCCATAAAAGACATTTGCTTCTTTACCTGTTGCAATTTCACCATTTAAGGATTCAATATATCCATTATTCATAAGTTTAAAAAGTGTGAGACGAGTTGATTGATCAAAAACTTCATCCCTAACCTTAAAGATATCAGAATCTCTATTAACTCTTTCGCGCTTTAGATTCTTAATATCCTCTTTATTTTCATAAACGTCTATATGATCTTCAATGCCGCCCATAATCTAAAGAGTCATGTAGCCGTTATCAATTAGCCATTTAGTCTGGGCCCTTGAATATCGGTATATGATATTTCCTCTTTCGTCACCCTTTATTTCCCATGGTTCTACTAGGACTACCATGCCCATTTTAATCCATAGTCTTCTCTTAAATTTTCCTGGAACAGAGCAAATTCTCTCTTTTCCGTCTGTGCATCTAACTTTCATTCTGCCTGCGCCAAGCATTTGATCGACAACGCCCAAAACTTCTCCTTTCTGAGGCGTTCTAGTTCTCTGGACTTGTTCTTCTTCATTACCACGTGCTACGTATTTCAGATAATCCCTCCTATATAGCTCTTATCTCACTTATAATCTCAACAAGATAATCAATAACAGACTTCTTCAAATCCATTGGATGAACTTCCTTGGATAGGTAAGCCCTTTCAAGTGAGTCGTAGGAATCAAACTCTACATTACCCCCGTATTTTTCCGACCTTTTTATTTCAAAAGCACCAGTAATCTTTGGAAAAAGTATGAGACGGGTTATTTGAAGTAGAGGATTCTCCTCCTTTACTCCTAAAGGACAATAAGCCTTATTAATTTTTTCCTTAATTGCCAACTCTTCATCTCTAACAGATATCATACTCTCAGGTTTTGAAGAACTCATTTTGTCTCCGGGACCTGTCAGGGAAGAGATAAGTGGAGTATGAATACATACAAAAGGCTTATACTCTATTTTTGAAGAAAGTTCTCTGCCCAACATATGGATCTTTCTCTGCTCAATTCCTCCAATTGCCACATCAACCCCCAAATATTTTATATCTACAATCTGTAAAAACGGATATAAAACTTGAGACACTCTTGCGTGTTCAATATCCCTAGCAATCACCTGCATACTTCTTAATGCTCTGTTTATAGTTGTGTCCAAAGAAAGATTGAATACATCATCAATATACTCTAAGGATCTCTCAAATGATGAGCCTAATACGTATTCGGATGACTTTAATCCAAATGCCTTAAAGGTTTCTTCCCATGTTGATGTCTGCTCGTGTATCCATTCCCAATTTCCTTTTCTATTGAGCCACGTGTGCCAATCTGCAAATAATACTTTTACTTTAAAGCCAGCTTTCTCCATATCTTTTAATTTTGACAATGTCACAAGATGGCCAAGATGAACATCGCCTGAAGTTTCGTAACCGCAGTAGCATACCGGTTCTTTTTTACTAGACAATAAACCAAGCAGCTCTTCCTCTGTTACAACTTCTTCAGCATTTCTAGTTATAATCTCTAATCTATTATCCATGGCAAACACCTATATTAGTAGTATTTATTTCTTTCTCATTTTGTAAAATTTAAGATAAAATAACAGATATATGAATTTAGGAATATCCAAAGCTGTAAAATGTGATTTCTCATCCCCATATATAGTCTCAATTGGAACTTCTTCAACTTTCATGTGAAACTTTCCCACATAAGACAATATTTCTGTTTCAATGTTATATCTGTCTGACTCTAAATGCATTTTATTTAATAAATCTCTCTTAATAGCCCTATATCCTGATTGTGTATCTTTAATGTTAAGGCCAAAGAATATTCTTATCAAAGCGGTAGAAATTGTATTCGACAATTTTCTAACTATCGGCATACTCTTAGTATCTCCTAAAAATCTTGAGCCGATAGTAATGTCAGCTCTACCTTTTTGGATAGGCTCAACAAGTTTATCGATATCCTCTGGCATATGTTGAAGATCTGCATCAAGAAACACAATTATTTCTCCTTTTGCTAAACTGGCCCCAGTTCTCATTGCCCTTCCCTTTCCGTAGTTAACTTCATGAGTTACAACTTTTGCGCCAGCTTTTTCAGCTGTTTCTCCAGTCTTATCTTTGCTCCCATCGTCTACCACTATTTTTTCAAAGATATCCTTGGGTATCCTCTTGACAACTTCATAGATACTTTTCTCAACGTTAAATGAAGGAATTACTACTGAAACCCGTTCCATGGAAAAAGAATAAAAAGAAGATTTATAAGCCTTAAGATAAAAGAAAATATCTATTAGAGCCCAAAATGATTAAATTTGTAATATTTTAATAAAAAGTTTTATAAGGTAACGAAAAGGCTTTAGAAAAAAGGTGAGTTCATGAAGAGGAGAATAAAAAATCTTTTGAGGAGCGTCAAGAAAAGCGGAGCATATCCTCAAAAGGTCAATTTCAAGAAGAGAAAAAAAGAGAAGTACTATCCAGCACTCAGAAGCTAAACACAACTTTTTTAATATATTATTTTAATTAATCTATATGGCTTCTAAGAAAAAAATACTGTATTTTACTTCTTTTTCTCATACAATAACTCATGCAATGACTTTGACCCTTGCACCACTCTTGCCATTGATTAGGGCAGATCTAAGTCTAACAAATGCAGAAACTGCATCTTTTGCATTTATTTCATTCCTTATGTATGGTGCTATGGCCTTACCCATAGGATTTATATCAGACAGAATAGGATCAGTAAAAGTAATTAGAATTGGATTGATATTATTTATTATCTCAATTGCAGGAATTTTTTTATCTCGTGGCCCCCTAAATTTATGGATATCAGTTTTATTGTTAGGTATAGGTGCAGGAACTTATCATCCTGCCGGACTTTCACTTGTATCTAGAATTTATCCAAAAGATATGGGAAAGGCCATGGGATTCAATGGTTTGCTTGGAAACCTGGGTGAGGCGTCTTCCCCAATAATAGCTGCCGCAGTTGGGGTATACGTAGGGTGGCGATACCCCTATTTATTGTGGAGTGTTCCTATATTTATTTTACTATTAGTGAGCCTTACAATTAAAGATTCAAAGATTAAAGACCACATAGATGAGGAAGAAGATCATAATTTTAGCTATAGAGGCGAAACAAAAAAGTTAGTTTCCAAAGAATTCTTGTTATATATACTAATTCTTCTTTTTAGAGGATTATTCTATACTGGAACAGTCCTATTACTTACTACTTTTGCTAAGGATGTCTTATCCTTAAAAGTTTTAATAGGAGGTTTGATAACGACTATTCTAATAGTGTCCGGTATGCCGGGGCAGATTATAGGAGGAAAGATATCCGACAGATTTGGTTACAAAAAACCCCTCTTTGTTTTAACTTTTATTTGTTCTATTTCTATTGCATTTATTGCTAATACTTCAAATTCTATAATATTTTTATTATTTTCAATATTAATGGGATTCTCTTATTTCGCTGCCCAGCCAGCCCAAAAAATGCTTACTGCATCAATGGGCAGTACAAAAATAAGAGGTCTGCTTTATGGATTTAGTTCTCTTTGTATATTTGGATTTGGATCATTTGCAGTTTCGGTTGGCGGGTATATTGCAGATATTTTAACTTGGAGAGATGCATTCTATTTACTTTCCTTATTTGCCTTGATAGATGTTTTTTTAATTTATATTAAAAGAGAAAAAAAAGAAATTATTAAACAAATTTGATATTTTTTGGGAATTCGCCCAAGTATTTTTTAAATTCATTCGGCCAATTATCTGGATCAAGCCCTTTTTGAGCTAAGAAAGATACAGTCCATCTTTGAAGCCCAATGCCTGAACATCCAGACCATAATTCCTTATTTTTTGAAGATTTAATAGAGAATGCTTTTGTATATTTATCTCCAACTATGGAAAGATTCTGAAATTCTAGCCATTCGCTCTCTTCTCTGCTGCCTCGAGAAGGAATCCAAGATTCATAGTCAACTGTTCCCTTTATTCTTTCTGTTTCTTTTTCAATCCCTGTCTGTCCTGATTGGGCCATATAGAATGGCGTT
Coding sequences within:
- the mmsA gene encoding CoA-acylating methylmalonate-semialdehyde dehydrogenase is translated as MDVKVYKNYVNGKWVDPENSGYVDIENPSTGKIIAKVPLSTKAETDKAIDIAHEAFKTWSQTPVPRRAKPLFKLRDLLMENEEEISKILVEEMGKSLPDARAEMKRCFENIEVACGMPMLQQSDKIIGTSYGIDGEVLRLPMGVFTVVAPFNFPAMVPFWFVPYAIATGNTVVVKPSKQVPGTMIKITEFIDKIGLPPGVYNLVNGDRQVADTFIENPKVKGFSLVGSTNVCRTVAEKCARNNKRFQAMGSAKNHLVAMPDAKLDDVLRNMMTSCFGCAGQRCMASSVLIGVGDEMYKTICDKFVQAAKQVIVADPLDPKYAEEPNLMGPVISKHAFEFVNKMIDVGIKEGAKLLLDGRGIKVTGNEGGHFIGPTIFADVKEGMEIHKTEIFGPVVCIMKAKNLDEVIGIINRHQYGNGASIYTQNGYWARKFKLETEAGMIGVNIGIPAPVAFLPFGGMKNSQFADIKAQGRAIVNFYTEDKIITERFWPEED
- a CDS encoding LUD domain-containing protein — translated: MVTEEYLKNKINSPLKNKEKLIALRKAFKTTRDRQNDNKLLFPELDQRKERLKKTRDFSIGNKELLNQAIKNFERNGFKVFYANTKADAIDFILKEIGNEKLIVKSKSNVTKEIGLHEHLEEKGIEVIETDLGDYIIQLSTEKPAHPTGPACHLSRYDIAKIFSEVFGEDLEPDPLILTKIGREKIRNYIEKAKIGITGANAICAEEGAAIIINNEGNINLVQMREKKHIIVTSIDKLYPNIEEAINMLKLCTYYATGASITSYIEIIAGISKTADIEKMLFKGMHGPSEVILVIVDNGRTEAFEKGYKNLFYCIGCGNCLLDCPVYYVVGNEYGYKGYLGGRGTSASYFLEDQNLSLENGLFFCTTCNNCEISCPVEIGNADYSERLRENVSSSGKSFPTHEKIIENIKMSKNPFNEYSPKQLKKGNEVVYFRGCMGLYREKNITDSTMKLLEKANVSYALVDEVCCGSVALRTGNKELAKELAKENLEKIKQTGANAIIFSCAGCLRTFLKDYPNLGDINLKLLHSSQYFLELIKEGRLKLKSGKKLRLTFHDPCHMGRHLKIYDEPRKIIKELPNVELVEMKRAKEYSRCCGAGGGVKSLFGDLSIAMAKERINDAKEVEADIIVSTCPFCKRNLKDASEMEVIDLSELLLEHSI
- the acs gene encoding acetate--CoA ligase, with the protein product MVSVKGKSLEGLLTEFRRFYPSTEFKKKAHVTNNEIFENAIKNPEEFWTKYASELHWYKKWDKVLDWNPPHSKWFVNGEINVCYNCVDRHIKNGGRNKAAIIWEGEPGDTKTLTYWDLYREVNKFSNVLKKLGVAKGDRVAIYMPMIPEAVIAMLACARIGAIHMVVFGGFSSEALRDRINDCNAKLLITADGGYRRGSLISLKHDSDYAVKDTPSIENVLIIKRGEFPLRIKKGKDFWWHELADEVDSYCEPEPMNSEDSLFILYTSGTTGKPKGVVHSTGGYLTGVYTTSKLIFDMKDQDVFWCTADMGWITGHSYIVYGPLAVGATLFMYEGAPDWPEMDRYWRIIDKYGITIFYTAPTAIRAFMKAGTEFLKPFSLETLRLLGSVGEPINPEAWIWYYTNVGKKKCPIVDTWWQTETGMVMITTLPGYHTMKPGHAGFPFPGVSLDILNEAGTPVEPDEGGYLVLKNPWPSMLKGIYGDEEKYLEEYWGKWDGKYYFTGDGARRDKEGYLMLLGRVDDVLSIAGHRVGTMEVESALVSHPAVAEAAVVGITHEITGQAIVGFIVLRDNVEKDFDLEDAIREHVVKKIGPIARPRKIIFTSELPKTRSGKIMRRLLKDIAEGKVLGDTTTLTEPEVIDTLKKQYENIED
- a CDS encoding KH domain-containing protein; translated protein: MSEEFVKIPQDRLGVLIGKDGEVKRHIEKRLSVKLVIDSEEGLINIFQKDGAPEPLNLWKARDIVRAIGRGFPYEKASKIFNDINIFEMLYLPDYLGKSSKAWERQRGRIIGKDGSTRKIIEDLTNTDICVYGKTVSIIGDYDGVADAKEALEMILEGKPHSIVYKYLEKRKKDKVRDFGDNLEL
- a CDS encoding serine protein kinase RIO, coding for MGGIEDHIDVYENKEDIKNLKRERVNRDSDIFKVRDEVFDQSTRLTLFKLMNNGYIESLNGEIATGKEANVFYGKDENGKEIAVKIYRIATSNFNKMYSYLIGDPRFYYTKKDKRSTVFAWAKREFRNLKIASEVINVPKPIITKNNVLIMEFLGKNMNAYPTLKDKKSKDPEKDFNLIVESMSKLYKAGLIHADLSEYNILIGKKIYFIDLAQGTIINNIMAQDFLKRDIENITRYFSNYYKVPEVNETLKRILNE
- the eif1A gene encoding translation initiation factor eIF-1A yields the protein MKYVARGNEEEQVQRTRTPQKGEVLGVVDQMLGAGRMKVRCTDGKERICSVPGKFKRRLWIKMGMVVLVEPWEIKGDERGNIIYRYSRAQTKWLIDNGYMTL
- a CDS encoding tyrosine--tRNA ligase, translated to MDNRLEIITRNAEEVVTEEELLGLLSSKKEPVCYCGYETSGDVHLGHLVTLSKLKDMEKAGFKVKVLFADWHTWLNRKGNWEWIHEQTSTWEETFKAFGLKSSEYVLGSSFERSLEYIDDVFNLSLDTTINRALRSMQVIARDIEHARVSQVLYPFLQIVDIKYLGVDVAIGGIEQRKIHMLGRELSSKIEYKPFVCIHTPLISSLTGPGDKMSSSKPESMISVRDEELAIKEKINKAYCPLGVKEENPLLQITRLILFPKITGAFEIKRSEKYGGNVEFDSYDSLERAYLSKEVHPMDLKKSVIDYLVEIISEIRAI
- a CDS encoding glycosyltransferase family 2 protein, yielding MERVSVVIPSFNVEKSIYEVVKRIPKDIFEKIVVDDGSKDKTGETAEKAGAKVVTHEVNYGKGRAMRTGASLAKGEIIVFLDADLQHMPEDIDKLVEPIQKGRADITIGSRFLGDTKSMPIVRKLSNTISTALIRIFFGLNIKDTQSGYRAIKRDLLNKMHLESDRYNIETEILSYVGKFHMKVEEVPIETIYGDEKSHFTALDIPKFIYLLFYLKFYKMRKK
- a CDS encoding MFS transporter, translated to MASKKKILYFTSFSHTITHAMTLTLAPLLPLIRADLSLTNAETASFAFISFLMYGAMALPIGFISDRIGSVKVIRIGLILFIISIAGIFLSRGPLNLWISVLLLGIGAGTYHPAGLSLVSRIYPKDMGKAMGFNGLLGNLGEASSPIIAAAVGVYVGWRYPYLLWSVPIFILLLVSLTIKDSKIKDHIDEEEDHNFSYRGETKKLVSKEFLLYILILLFRGLFYTGTVLLLTTFAKDVLSLKVLIGGLITTILIVSGMPGQIIGGKISDRFGYKKPLFVLTFICSISIAFIANTSNSIIFLLFSILMGFSYFAAQPAQKMLTASMGSTKIRGLLYGFSSLCIFGFGSFAVSVGGYIADILTWRDAFYLLSLFALIDVFLIYIKREKKEIIKQI